In one window of Drosophila innubila isolate TH190305 chromosome 2L unlocalized genomic scaffold, UK_Dinn_1.0 4_B_2L, whole genome shotgun sequence DNA:
- the LOC117780914 gene encoding probable basic-leucine zipper transcription factor R, with amino-acid sequence MECTFSKSEIRKFWSQIVEEKGVDYYTPEEWQEHYTDFCRCMLSESEPFTRIDTLEELSQGIVKTQPVFLNQSIIKNPPKVREETPMSLVEQPFQPSQHLLDKFNEQWKQRDMSQPNNNANLQTQRMQGVRFEKQNNPQQFKEQQWTSFHSQHVVVTQRYTQQQPSQQKQQQPPIRPATHEFRIPRVPHQAPTPRFPRAKSFSRPPPPVSNFNPPGEVTAIQEIYEQSRVRKPLSVSNINADVSKINSVEKNEDILPPKKKKLEIKENISLQKIYEQSRVKKPLVISNINADISKISSEEKKETKDMLTIVTGGKGEIGQEVKMSLADGYKKVEPIDDWLQNFTDKSSIEIDHEIADTSDFFNNLPNPTTVIGKTSQELIAVLNNINKSNKAHKKSKKKRNKNKSEQ; translated from the exons ATGGAATGTACATTTTCCAAGTCTGAAATTCGTAAATTTTGGAGTCAAATTGTTGAGGAAAAAGGTGTGGATTATTACACGCCTGAGGAATGGCAGGAGCACTATACAGATTTTTGCAGATGCATGCTCTCTGAATCGGAACCTTTCACAAGGATTGATACT ttgGAGGAATTGTCGCAAGGCATAGTAAAAACCCAGCCTGTGTTTCTGAACCAGTCGATTATCAAAAATCCGCCGAAAGTTCGAGAAGAGACGCCTATGAGCCTCGTGGAGCAACCGTTTCAACCGTCTCAACATTTGCTAGACAAGTTCAACGAGCAGTGGAAGCAGAGGGATATGTCACAGCCTAACAAT AATGCGAATCTGCAGACACAGCGAATGCAAGGTGTTcgttttgaaaaacaaaacaatccTCAGCAATTTAAAGAACAACAATGGACTTCATTTCACTCCCAACATGTAGTAGTAACACAACGttatacacaacaacaaccctcacaacaaaaacaacaacaaccaccgaTCCGTCCAGCAACCCATGAGTTTCGCATTCCACGTGTCCCACATCAAGCTCCTACTCCGCGTTTTCCCCGTGCAAAATCATTTTCTCGGCCGCCACCTCCAGTTTCGAACTTTAATCCACCCGGAGAA GTCACGGCAATCCAGGAGATATACGAGCAAAGTCGAGTGCGAAAACCGTTATCTGTTTCAAATATCAATGCAGATGTGTCGAAGATTAACAGTGTGGAGAAAAACGAAGATATTTTGCCccctaaaaagaaaaaattggaaatcaaAGAG aACATATCACTCCAGAAGATATACGAGCAAAGTCGAGTTAAAAAACCGTTAgttatttcaaatatcaatGCAGATATATCAAAGATTAGTAGTGaggaaaaaaaggaaacaaaggACATGCTGACCATTGTAACAGGCGGAAAAGGAGAAATTGGTCAAGAAGTTAAGATGTCACTTGCAGATGGTTATAAAAAAGTAGAACCAATTGATGATTGGTTGCAGAACTTCACAGACAAGTCCTCAATTGAAATAGATCATGAAATTGCCGATACATcagattttttcaataatttaccCAATCCAACAACGGTTATTGGAAAAACATCGCAGGAACTAATAGCTGTAttgaacaatattaataaaagcaacaaagctCACAAGAAGTCCAAAAAGAagcgcaacaaaaacaaatcagagcaataa